The following are encoded together in the Strix uralensis isolate ZFMK-TIS-50842 chromosome 38, bStrUra1, whole genome shotgun sequence genome:
- the AKAP8 gene encoding A-kinase anchor protein 8 isoform X1 — translation MEQGYGGYGTWNTGATNTQGTYATNATSWQGYEGYDYYNTQTTAANTAATYNYAAAAATSSSWETPKTSDMSMNADVNAAMPVASYGAETSANENSDSIIAKINQRLDMLSKEGSGGTGEGMEDQESSFRFESFESYDSRSSMNDRDMYRSGYDYGEVGTDRNDSFGSQFDSRRDQARNRGNNYGLIRGRGQNRVQNRGRLNAFNRSDHFMPSSSSERLSARWNELNYMGGRGMGGAGSNRLPSLFSQALVPDYGDYGDYGDYGDYGDYGDYGDYGDYGDYGDYGDYDYGMMGMSGMGMGRYGNVPYGMGRQRNRDRMGTVPWHMNALMPKRRGFRNRSGGRSDGEGGGRKRKQSQSGDEPDSKQAKTDSEGDDTENADEGEGEEKSGDEADKGENGNRGDLTEEASGDGCEDDDEEVKKKREKQRRRDRMRDRAMDRIQFACSVCKFRSFEEEEIQKHLQSKFHKETLRYIGTKLPDKTVEFLQEYIVNRNKKIEKRRQELTEKEGTKQKPDPFKGIGQEHFFKKIEAAHCMACDMLIPAQNHLLQRHLRSADHNRNRRMAAEQFKKTSLHVAKSVLNNKHIVKMLEKYLKGEDPFTDEIADQDVDEALEGGDGAGEGATETAAVEVAQEAEGGVGEATEAAETSAEFSKPEEFLKNLGEQDQPPKPLLMPPFLQDDELEAEEGTSEETSEVRAEATAAEATEEPPAVPQNPQESAISPQNETEGWASKEEEEEEENGSEAAAVAGCSEEEEEEEEEEEAPPAAAEPQPE, via the exons GCTATGAAGGCTACGACTATTACAACACCCAAACCACCGCCGCTAACACAGCGGCCACGTACAACTACGCCGCAGCCGctgccacctccagcagctgggaaacacCCAAAACTTCGGATATGAGCATGAACGCCGACGTCAACGCCGCCATGCCCGTCGCCTCGTACGGCGCCGAGACTTCGGCCAACGAGAACTCGGATTCCATCATCGCCAAAATCAACCAGCGCTTGGATATGCTGTCGAAGGAGGGCAGCGGCGGGACAGGGGAGGGGATGGAGGACCAGGAGAG CTCTTTCAGATTTGAGTCTTTTGAATCGTACGACTCGAGGTCTTCGATGAACGACCGCGACATGTACCGATCCGGCTACGATTACGGAGAAGTCGGAACCGATCGGAACGATTCCTTCGGCAGCCAGTTCGACAGCCGCCGGGATCAAGCTCGGAACCGCGGAAACAACTACGGCCTCATCCGAGGACGGGGCCAAAACCGCGTTCAAAACCGCGGGCGTCTAAACGCTTTCAACCGCAGCGACCACTTCATGCCTTCCTCCAGCTCCGAGCGCCTCTCGGCTCGTTGGAATGAGTTGAACTACATGGGCGGGCGTGGGATGGGGGGGGCCGGATCCAACAGGCTCCCTTCCCTCTTTTCCCAAGCCCTCGTTCCCGACTACGGCGACTACGGCGATTACGGTGACTACGGCGACTACGGCGACTATGGGGATTACGGCGATTACGGCGACTACGGAGATTATGGTGACTACGGCGACTATGACTATGGCATGATGGGGATGTCGGGCATGGGAATGGGACGGTATGGGAATGTGCCGTATGGAATGGGGAGGCAACGAAACAGAGACAGGATGGGTACGGTGCCCTGGCACATGAACGCGCTCATG CCCAAGAGAAGAGGTTTCCGAAACCGTTCAGGGGGGCGATCGGACGGCGAGGGAGGAGGCCGCAAGCGAAAACAGTCGCAAAGCGGAGACGAGCCGGACAGCAAACAGGCCAAGACCGACAGCGAGGGAGACGACACCGAGAACG cAGATGAGGGCgaaggagaggaaaaatcagGAGATGAAGCTGACAAAGGT GAGAACGGAAATCGGGGCGATTTGACGGAGGAAG CATCTGGAGATGGCTGTGAAGATGACGATGAGgaggtgaagaagaaaagggagaagcagCGGAGAAGAGATCGGATGCGTGATCGTGCTATGGACAG AATCCAGTTTGCCTGTTCTGTCTGCAAGTTCCGCAGTTTTGAGGAAGAGGAAATCCAGAAACACCTCCAGAGCAAGTTTCATAAAGAGACTTTGCGATACATCGGTACCAAACTCCCGGATAAAACGGTCGAGTTTCTGCAG GAGTACATCGTCAACAGGAATAAGAAAATCGAGAAGCGGCGCCAGGAGCTGACGGAGAAAGAGGGCACAAAACAGAAGCCAGATCCTTTTAAGG GCATCGGCCAGGAGCACTTCTTCAAGAAGATCGAGGCGGCTCACTGCATGGCCTGTGACATGTTAATTCCTGCGCAAAACCACCTTCTCCAGAGGCACCTGCGATCCGCCGATCACAACCGAAACCGCAGG ATGGCCGCAGAGCAGTTCAAGAAAACCAGCTTACACGTCGCCAAGAGCGTCCTGAATAACAAACACATCGTAAAGATGCTGGAAAAATACCTCAAG GGAGAAGATCCCTTCACGGATGAAATCGCCGATCAGGACGTCGATGAAGCTTTGGAAGGCGGAGACGGCGCCGGGGAAGGAGCGACCGAAACCGCCGCCGTCGAGGTTGCCCAGGAGGCAGAAGGCGGCGTCGGGGAAGCGACGGAAGCGGCAGAAACTTCCGCAGAATTTTCCAAACCTGAGGAATTCCTTAAAAATCTGGGGGAGCAAGATCAGCCCCCCAAACCGCTGTTGATGCCGCCGTTCCTGCAAGACGACGAGCTGGAAGCGGAGGAGGGGACGTCGGAGGAGACGTCGGAGGTGAGGGCGGAAGCGACGGCCGCGGAAGCGACGGAAGAGCCGCCCGCGGTTCCCCAAAATCCCCAAGAATCAGCGATTTCCCCCCAAAATGAAACTGAGGGTTGGGCaagcaaagaggaggaggaagaggaggaaaacggGAGCGAAGCGGCGGCTGTGGCCGGCtgcagcgaggaagaggaggaggaagaagaggaggaagaggctccACCAGCGGCCGCGGAGCCGCAACCGGAATAA
- the AKAP8 gene encoding A-kinase anchor protein 8 isoform X4, whose amino-acid sequence MEQGYGGYGTWNTGATNTQGTYATNATSWQGYEGYDYYNTQTTAANTAATYNYAAAAATSSSWETPKTSDMSMNADVNAAMPVASYGAETSANENSDSIIAKINQRLDMLSKEGSGGTGEGMEDQESSFRFESFESYDSRSSMNDRDMYRSGYDYGEVGTDRNDSFGSQFDSRRDQARNRGNNYGLIRGRGQNRVQNRGRLNAFNRSDHFMPSSSSERLSARWNELNYMGGRGMGGAGSNRLPSLFSQALVPDYGDYGDYGDYGDYGDYGDYGDYGDYGDYGDYGDYDYGMMGMSGMGMGRYGNVPYGMGRQRNRDRMGTVPWHMNALMPKRRGFRNRSGGRSDGEGGGRKRKQSQSGDEPDSKQAKTDSEGDDTENDEGEGEEKSGDEADKASGDGCEDDDEEVKKKREKQRRRDRMRDRAMDRIQFACSVCKFRSFEEEEIQKHLQSKFHKETLRYIGTKLPDKTVEFLQEYIVNRNKKIEKRRQELTEKEGTKQKPDPFKGIGQEHFFKKIEAAHCMACDMLIPAQNHLLQRHLRSADHNRNRRMAAEQFKKTSLHVAKSVLNNKHIVKMLEKYLKGEDPFTDEIADQDVDEALEGGDGAGEGATETAAVEVAQEAEGGVGEATEAAETSAEFSKPEEFLKNLGEQDQPPKPLLMPPFLQDDELEAEEGTSEETSEVRAEATAAEATEEPPAVPQNPQESAISPQNETEGWASKEEEEEEENGSEAAAVAGCSEEEEEEEEEEEAPPAAAEPQPE is encoded by the exons GCTATGAAGGCTACGACTATTACAACACCCAAACCACCGCCGCTAACACAGCGGCCACGTACAACTACGCCGCAGCCGctgccacctccagcagctgggaaacacCCAAAACTTCGGATATGAGCATGAACGCCGACGTCAACGCCGCCATGCCCGTCGCCTCGTACGGCGCCGAGACTTCGGCCAACGAGAACTCGGATTCCATCATCGCCAAAATCAACCAGCGCTTGGATATGCTGTCGAAGGAGGGCAGCGGCGGGACAGGGGAGGGGATGGAGGACCAGGAGAG CTCTTTCAGATTTGAGTCTTTTGAATCGTACGACTCGAGGTCTTCGATGAACGACCGCGACATGTACCGATCCGGCTACGATTACGGAGAAGTCGGAACCGATCGGAACGATTCCTTCGGCAGCCAGTTCGACAGCCGCCGGGATCAAGCTCGGAACCGCGGAAACAACTACGGCCTCATCCGAGGACGGGGCCAAAACCGCGTTCAAAACCGCGGGCGTCTAAACGCTTTCAACCGCAGCGACCACTTCATGCCTTCCTCCAGCTCCGAGCGCCTCTCGGCTCGTTGGAATGAGTTGAACTACATGGGCGGGCGTGGGATGGGGGGGGCCGGATCCAACAGGCTCCCTTCCCTCTTTTCCCAAGCCCTCGTTCCCGACTACGGCGACTACGGCGATTACGGTGACTACGGCGACTACGGCGACTATGGGGATTACGGCGATTACGGCGACTACGGAGATTATGGTGACTACGGCGACTATGACTATGGCATGATGGGGATGTCGGGCATGGGAATGGGACGGTATGGGAATGTGCCGTATGGAATGGGGAGGCAACGAAACAGAGACAGGATGGGTACGGTGCCCTGGCACATGAACGCGCTCATG CCCAAGAGAAGAGGTTTCCGAAACCGTTCAGGGGGGCGATCGGACGGCGAGGGAGGAGGCCGCAAGCGAAAACAGTCGCAAAGCGGAGACGAGCCGGACAGCAAACAGGCCAAGACCGACAGCGAGGGAGACGACACCGAGAACG ATGAGGGCgaaggagaggaaaaatcagGAGATGAAGCTGACAAAG CATCTGGAGATGGCTGTGAAGATGACGATGAGgaggtgaagaagaaaagggagaagcagCGGAGAAGAGATCGGATGCGTGATCGTGCTATGGACAG AATCCAGTTTGCCTGTTCTGTCTGCAAGTTCCGCAGTTTTGAGGAAGAGGAAATCCAGAAACACCTCCAGAGCAAGTTTCATAAAGAGACTTTGCGATACATCGGTACCAAACTCCCGGATAAAACGGTCGAGTTTCTGCAG GAGTACATCGTCAACAGGAATAAGAAAATCGAGAAGCGGCGCCAGGAGCTGACGGAGAAAGAGGGCACAAAACAGAAGCCAGATCCTTTTAAGG GCATCGGCCAGGAGCACTTCTTCAAGAAGATCGAGGCGGCTCACTGCATGGCCTGTGACATGTTAATTCCTGCGCAAAACCACCTTCTCCAGAGGCACCTGCGATCCGCCGATCACAACCGAAACCGCAGG ATGGCCGCAGAGCAGTTCAAGAAAACCAGCTTACACGTCGCCAAGAGCGTCCTGAATAACAAACACATCGTAAAGATGCTGGAAAAATACCTCAAG GGAGAAGATCCCTTCACGGATGAAATCGCCGATCAGGACGTCGATGAAGCTTTGGAAGGCGGAGACGGCGCCGGGGAAGGAGCGACCGAAACCGCCGCCGTCGAGGTTGCCCAGGAGGCAGAAGGCGGCGTCGGGGAAGCGACGGAAGCGGCAGAAACTTCCGCAGAATTTTCCAAACCTGAGGAATTCCTTAAAAATCTGGGGGAGCAAGATCAGCCCCCCAAACCGCTGTTGATGCCGCCGTTCCTGCAAGACGACGAGCTGGAAGCGGAGGAGGGGACGTCGGAGGAGACGTCGGAGGTGAGGGCGGAAGCGACGGCCGCGGAAGCGACGGAAGAGCCGCCCGCGGTTCCCCAAAATCCCCAAGAATCAGCGATTTCCCCCCAAAATGAAACTGAGGGTTGGGCaagcaaagaggaggaggaagaggaggaaaacggGAGCGAAGCGGCGGCTGTGGCCGGCtgcagcgaggaagaggaggaggaagaagaggaggaagaggctccACCAGCGGCCGCGGAGCCGCAACCGGAATAA
- the AKAP8 gene encoding A-kinase anchor protein 8 isoform X5 — protein sequence MEQGYGGYGTWNTGATNTQGTYATNATSWQGYEGYDYYNTQTTAANTAATYNYAAAAATSSSWETPKTSDMSMNADVNAAMPVASYGAETSANENSDSIIAKINQRLDMLSKEGSGGTGEGMEDQESSFRFESFESYDSRSSMNDRDMYRSGYDYGEVGTDRNDSFGSQFDSRRDQARNRGNNYGLIRGRGQNRVQNRGRLNAFNRSDHFMPSSSSERLSARWNELNYMGGRGMGGAGSNRLPSLFSQALVPDYGDYGDYGDYGDYGDYGDYGDYGDYGDYGDYGDYDYGMMGMSGMGMGRYGNVPYGMGRQRNRDRMGTVPWHMNALMPKRRGFRNRSGGRSDGEGGGRKRKQSQSGDEPDSKQAKTDSEGDDTENADEGEGEEKSGDEADKGENGNRGDLTEEASGDGCEDDDEEVKKKREKQRRRDRMRDRAMDRIQFACSVCKFRSFEEEEIQKHLQSKFHKETLRYIGTKLPDKTVEFLQEYIVNRNKKIEKRRQELTEKEGTKQKPDPFKGIGQEHFFKKIEAAHCMACDMLIPAQNHLLQRHLRSADHNRNRRMAAEQFKKTSLHVAKSVLNNKHIVKMLEKYLKGPQARPHLLMINGIKGCRQI from the exons GCTATGAAGGCTACGACTATTACAACACCCAAACCACCGCCGCTAACACAGCGGCCACGTACAACTACGCCGCAGCCGctgccacctccagcagctgggaaacacCCAAAACTTCGGATATGAGCATGAACGCCGACGTCAACGCCGCCATGCCCGTCGCCTCGTACGGCGCCGAGACTTCGGCCAACGAGAACTCGGATTCCATCATCGCCAAAATCAACCAGCGCTTGGATATGCTGTCGAAGGAGGGCAGCGGCGGGACAGGGGAGGGGATGGAGGACCAGGAGAG CTCTTTCAGATTTGAGTCTTTTGAATCGTACGACTCGAGGTCTTCGATGAACGACCGCGACATGTACCGATCCGGCTACGATTACGGAGAAGTCGGAACCGATCGGAACGATTCCTTCGGCAGCCAGTTCGACAGCCGCCGGGATCAAGCTCGGAACCGCGGAAACAACTACGGCCTCATCCGAGGACGGGGCCAAAACCGCGTTCAAAACCGCGGGCGTCTAAACGCTTTCAACCGCAGCGACCACTTCATGCCTTCCTCCAGCTCCGAGCGCCTCTCGGCTCGTTGGAATGAGTTGAACTACATGGGCGGGCGTGGGATGGGGGGGGCCGGATCCAACAGGCTCCCTTCCCTCTTTTCCCAAGCCCTCGTTCCCGACTACGGCGACTACGGCGATTACGGTGACTACGGCGACTACGGCGACTATGGGGATTACGGCGATTACGGCGACTACGGAGATTATGGTGACTACGGCGACTATGACTATGGCATGATGGGGATGTCGGGCATGGGAATGGGACGGTATGGGAATGTGCCGTATGGAATGGGGAGGCAACGAAACAGAGACAGGATGGGTACGGTGCCCTGGCACATGAACGCGCTCATG CCCAAGAGAAGAGGTTTCCGAAACCGTTCAGGGGGGCGATCGGACGGCGAGGGAGGAGGCCGCAAGCGAAAACAGTCGCAAAGCGGAGACGAGCCGGACAGCAAACAGGCCAAGACCGACAGCGAGGGAGACGACACCGAGAACG cAGATGAGGGCgaaggagaggaaaaatcagGAGATGAAGCTGACAAAGGT GAGAACGGAAATCGGGGCGATTTGACGGAGGAAG CATCTGGAGATGGCTGTGAAGATGACGATGAGgaggtgaagaagaaaagggagaagcagCGGAGAAGAGATCGGATGCGTGATCGTGCTATGGACAG AATCCAGTTTGCCTGTTCTGTCTGCAAGTTCCGCAGTTTTGAGGAAGAGGAAATCCAGAAACACCTCCAGAGCAAGTTTCATAAAGAGACTTTGCGATACATCGGTACCAAACTCCCGGATAAAACGGTCGAGTTTCTGCAG GAGTACATCGTCAACAGGAATAAGAAAATCGAGAAGCGGCGCCAGGAGCTGACGGAGAAAGAGGGCACAAAACAGAAGCCAGATCCTTTTAAGG GCATCGGCCAGGAGCACTTCTTCAAGAAGATCGAGGCGGCTCACTGCATGGCCTGTGACATGTTAATTCCTGCGCAAAACCACCTTCTCCAGAGGCACCTGCGATCCGCCGATCACAACCGAAACCGCAGG ATGGCCGCAGAGCAGTTCAAGAAAACCAGCTTACACGTCGCCAAGAGCGTCCTGAATAACAAACACATCGTAAAGATGCTGGAAAAATACCTCAAG GGTCCGCAGGCACGTCCACATCTCCTCATGATCAACGGTATCAAAGGCTGCCGGCAGATCTAA
- the AKAP8 gene encoding A-kinase anchor protein 8 isoform X3: protein MEQGYGGYGTWNTGATNTQGTYATNATSWQGYEGYDYYNTQTTAANTAATYNYAAAAATSSSWETPKTSDMSMNADVNAAMPVASYGAETSANENSDSIIAKINQRLDMLSKEGSGGTGEGMEDQESSFRFESFESYDSRSSMNDRDMYRSGYDYGEVGTDRNDSFGSQFDSRRDQARNRGNNYGLIRGRGQNRVQNRGRLNAFNRSDHFMPSSSSERLSARWNELNYMGGRGMGGAGSNRLPSLFSQALVPDYGDYGDYGDYGDYGDYGDYGDYGDYGDYGDYGDYDYGMMGMSGMGMGRYGNVPYGMGRQRNRDRMGTVPWHMNALMPKRRGFRNRSGGRSDGEGGGRKRKQSQSGDEPDSKQAKTDSEGDDTENADEGEGEEKSGDEADKASGDGCEDDDEEVKKKREKQRRRDRMRDRAMDRIQFACSVCKFRSFEEEEIQKHLQSKFHKETLRYIGTKLPDKTVEFLQEYIVNRNKKIEKRRQELTEKEGTKQKPDPFKGIGQEHFFKKIEAAHCMACDMLIPAQNHLLQRHLRSADHNRNRRMAAEQFKKTSLHVAKSVLNNKHIVKMLEKYLKGEDPFTDEIADQDVDEALEGGDGAGEGATETAAVEVAQEAEGGVGEATEAAETSAEFSKPEEFLKNLGEQDQPPKPLLMPPFLQDDELEAEEGTSEETSEVRAEATAAEATEEPPAVPQNPQESAISPQNETEGWASKEEEEEEENGSEAAAVAGCSEEEEEEEEEEEAPPAAAEPQPE from the exons GCTATGAAGGCTACGACTATTACAACACCCAAACCACCGCCGCTAACACAGCGGCCACGTACAACTACGCCGCAGCCGctgccacctccagcagctgggaaacacCCAAAACTTCGGATATGAGCATGAACGCCGACGTCAACGCCGCCATGCCCGTCGCCTCGTACGGCGCCGAGACTTCGGCCAACGAGAACTCGGATTCCATCATCGCCAAAATCAACCAGCGCTTGGATATGCTGTCGAAGGAGGGCAGCGGCGGGACAGGGGAGGGGATGGAGGACCAGGAGAG CTCTTTCAGATTTGAGTCTTTTGAATCGTACGACTCGAGGTCTTCGATGAACGACCGCGACATGTACCGATCCGGCTACGATTACGGAGAAGTCGGAACCGATCGGAACGATTCCTTCGGCAGCCAGTTCGACAGCCGCCGGGATCAAGCTCGGAACCGCGGAAACAACTACGGCCTCATCCGAGGACGGGGCCAAAACCGCGTTCAAAACCGCGGGCGTCTAAACGCTTTCAACCGCAGCGACCACTTCATGCCTTCCTCCAGCTCCGAGCGCCTCTCGGCTCGTTGGAATGAGTTGAACTACATGGGCGGGCGTGGGATGGGGGGGGCCGGATCCAACAGGCTCCCTTCCCTCTTTTCCCAAGCCCTCGTTCCCGACTACGGCGACTACGGCGATTACGGTGACTACGGCGACTACGGCGACTATGGGGATTACGGCGATTACGGCGACTACGGAGATTATGGTGACTACGGCGACTATGACTATGGCATGATGGGGATGTCGGGCATGGGAATGGGACGGTATGGGAATGTGCCGTATGGAATGGGGAGGCAACGAAACAGAGACAGGATGGGTACGGTGCCCTGGCACATGAACGCGCTCATG CCCAAGAGAAGAGGTTTCCGAAACCGTTCAGGGGGGCGATCGGACGGCGAGGGAGGAGGCCGCAAGCGAAAACAGTCGCAAAGCGGAGACGAGCCGGACAGCAAACAGGCCAAGACCGACAGCGAGGGAGACGACACCGAGAACG cAGATGAGGGCgaaggagaggaaaaatcagGAGATGAAGCTGACAAAG CATCTGGAGATGGCTGTGAAGATGACGATGAGgaggtgaagaagaaaagggagaagcagCGGAGAAGAGATCGGATGCGTGATCGTGCTATGGACAG AATCCAGTTTGCCTGTTCTGTCTGCAAGTTCCGCAGTTTTGAGGAAGAGGAAATCCAGAAACACCTCCAGAGCAAGTTTCATAAAGAGACTTTGCGATACATCGGTACCAAACTCCCGGATAAAACGGTCGAGTTTCTGCAG GAGTACATCGTCAACAGGAATAAGAAAATCGAGAAGCGGCGCCAGGAGCTGACGGAGAAAGAGGGCACAAAACAGAAGCCAGATCCTTTTAAGG GCATCGGCCAGGAGCACTTCTTCAAGAAGATCGAGGCGGCTCACTGCATGGCCTGTGACATGTTAATTCCTGCGCAAAACCACCTTCTCCAGAGGCACCTGCGATCCGCCGATCACAACCGAAACCGCAGG ATGGCCGCAGAGCAGTTCAAGAAAACCAGCTTACACGTCGCCAAGAGCGTCCTGAATAACAAACACATCGTAAAGATGCTGGAAAAATACCTCAAG GGAGAAGATCCCTTCACGGATGAAATCGCCGATCAGGACGTCGATGAAGCTTTGGAAGGCGGAGACGGCGCCGGGGAAGGAGCGACCGAAACCGCCGCCGTCGAGGTTGCCCAGGAGGCAGAAGGCGGCGTCGGGGAAGCGACGGAAGCGGCAGAAACTTCCGCAGAATTTTCCAAACCTGAGGAATTCCTTAAAAATCTGGGGGAGCAAGATCAGCCCCCCAAACCGCTGTTGATGCCGCCGTTCCTGCAAGACGACGAGCTGGAAGCGGAGGAGGGGACGTCGGAGGAGACGTCGGAGGTGAGGGCGGAAGCGACGGCCGCGGAAGCGACGGAAGAGCCGCCCGCGGTTCCCCAAAATCCCCAAGAATCAGCGATTTCCCCCCAAAATGAAACTGAGGGTTGGGCaagcaaagaggaggaggaagaggaggaaaacggGAGCGAAGCGGCGGCTGTGGCCGGCtgcagcgaggaagaggaggaggaagaagaggaggaagaggctccACCAGCGGCCGCGGAGCCGCAACCGGAATAA
- the AKAP8 gene encoding A-kinase anchor protein 8 isoform X2, which translates to MEQGYGGYGTWNTGATNTQGTYATNATSWQGYEGYDYYNTQTTAANTAATYNYAAAAATSSSWETPKTSDMSMNADVNAAMPVASYGAETSANENSDSIIAKINQRLDMLSKEGSGGTGEGMEDQESSFRFESFESYDSRSSMNDRDMYRSGYDYGEVGTDRNDSFGSQFDSRRDQARNRGNNYGLIRGRGQNRVQNRGRLNAFNRSDHFMPSSSSERLSARWNELNYMGGRGMGGAGSNRLPSLFSQALVPDYGDYGDYGDYGDYGDYGDYGDYGDYGDYGDYGDYDYGMMGMSGMGMGRYGNVPYGMGRQRNRDRMGTVPWHMNALMPKRRGFRNRSGGRSDGEGGGRKRKQSQSGDEPDSKQAKTDSEGDDTENDEGEGEEKSGDEADKGENGNRGDLTEEASGDGCEDDDEEVKKKREKQRRRDRMRDRAMDRIQFACSVCKFRSFEEEEIQKHLQSKFHKETLRYIGTKLPDKTVEFLQEYIVNRNKKIEKRRQELTEKEGTKQKPDPFKGIGQEHFFKKIEAAHCMACDMLIPAQNHLLQRHLRSADHNRNRRMAAEQFKKTSLHVAKSVLNNKHIVKMLEKYLKGEDPFTDEIADQDVDEALEGGDGAGEGATETAAVEVAQEAEGGVGEATEAAETSAEFSKPEEFLKNLGEQDQPPKPLLMPPFLQDDELEAEEGTSEETSEVRAEATAAEATEEPPAVPQNPQESAISPQNETEGWASKEEEEEEENGSEAAAVAGCSEEEEEEEEEEEAPPAAAEPQPE; encoded by the exons GCTATGAAGGCTACGACTATTACAACACCCAAACCACCGCCGCTAACACAGCGGCCACGTACAACTACGCCGCAGCCGctgccacctccagcagctgggaaacacCCAAAACTTCGGATATGAGCATGAACGCCGACGTCAACGCCGCCATGCCCGTCGCCTCGTACGGCGCCGAGACTTCGGCCAACGAGAACTCGGATTCCATCATCGCCAAAATCAACCAGCGCTTGGATATGCTGTCGAAGGAGGGCAGCGGCGGGACAGGGGAGGGGATGGAGGACCAGGAGAG CTCTTTCAGATTTGAGTCTTTTGAATCGTACGACTCGAGGTCTTCGATGAACGACCGCGACATGTACCGATCCGGCTACGATTACGGAGAAGTCGGAACCGATCGGAACGATTCCTTCGGCAGCCAGTTCGACAGCCGCCGGGATCAAGCTCGGAACCGCGGAAACAACTACGGCCTCATCCGAGGACGGGGCCAAAACCGCGTTCAAAACCGCGGGCGTCTAAACGCTTTCAACCGCAGCGACCACTTCATGCCTTCCTCCAGCTCCGAGCGCCTCTCGGCTCGTTGGAATGAGTTGAACTACATGGGCGGGCGTGGGATGGGGGGGGCCGGATCCAACAGGCTCCCTTCCCTCTTTTCCCAAGCCCTCGTTCCCGACTACGGCGACTACGGCGATTACGGTGACTACGGCGACTACGGCGACTATGGGGATTACGGCGATTACGGCGACTACGGAGATTATGGTGACTACGGCGACTATGACTATGGCATGATGGGGATGTCGGGCATGGGAATGGGACGGTATGGGAATGTGCCGTATGGAATGGGGAGGCAACGAAACAGAGACAGGATGGGTACGGTGCCCTGGCACATGAACGCGCTCATG CCCAAGAGAAGAGGTTTCCGAAACCGTTCAGGGGGGCGATCGGACGGCGAGGGAGGAGGCCGCAAGCGAAAACAGTCGCAAAGCGGAGACGAGCCGGACAGCAAACAGGCCAAGACCGACAGCGAGGGAGACGACACCGAGAACG ATGAGGGCgaaggagaggaaaaatcagGAGATGAAGCTGACAAAGGT GAGAACGGAAATCGGGGCGATTTGACGGAGGAAG CATCTGGAGATGGCTGTGAAGATGACGATGAGgaggtgaagaagaaaagggagaagcagCGGAGAAGAGATCGGATGCGTGATCGTGCTATGGACAG AATCCAGTTTGCCTGTTCTGTCTGCAAGTTCCGCAGTTTTGAGGAAGAGGAAATCCAGAAACACCTCCAGAGCAAGTTTCATAAAGAGACTTTGCGATACATCGGTACCAAACTCCCGGATAAAACGGTCGAGTTTCTGCAG GAGTACATCGTCAACAGGAATAAGAAAATCGAGAAGCGGCGCCAGGAGCTGACGGAGAAAGAGGGCACAAAACAGAAGCCAGATCCTTTTAAGG GCATCGGCCAGGAGCACTTCTTCAAGAAGATCGAGGCGGCTCACTGCATGGCCTGTGACATGTTAATTCCTGCGCAAAACCACCTTCTCCAGAGGCACCTGCGATCCGCCGATCACAACCGAAACCGCAGG ATGGCCGCAGAGCAGTTCAAGAAAACCAGCTTACACGTCGCCAAGAGCGTCCTGAATAACAAACACATCGTAAAGATGCTGGAAAAATACCTCAAG GGAGAAGATCCCTTCACGGATGAAATCGCCGATCAGGACGTCGATGAAGCTTTGGAAGGCGGAGACGGCGCCGGGGAAGGAGCGACCGAAACCGCCGCCGTCGAGGTTGCCCAGGAGGCAGAAGGCGGCGTCGGGGAAGCGACGGAAGCGGCAGAAACTTCCGCAGAATTTTCCAAACCTGAGGAATTCCTTAAAAATCTGGGGGAGCAAGATCAGCCCCCCAAACCGCTGTTGATGCCGCCGTTCCTGCAAGACGACGAGCTGGAAGCGGAGGAGGGGACGTCGGAGGAGACGTCGGAGGTGAGGGCGGAAGCGACGGCCGCGGAAGCGACGGAAGAGCCGCCCGCGGTTCCCCAAAATCCCCAAGAATCAGCGATTTCCCCCCAAAATGAAACTGAGGGTTGGGCaagcaaagaggaggaggaagaggaggaaaacggGAGCGAAGCGGCGGCTGTGGCCGGCtgcagcgaggaagaggaggaggaagaagaggaggaagaggctccACCAGCGGCCGCGGAGCCGCAACCGGAATAA